A region from the Pseudomonas cucumis genome encodes:
- the dsbD gene encoding protein-disulfide reductase DsbD, with product MRRLFLFFVLLISGVAQAGTNPFETKPDFLPVEKAFIFTSERLESGETQLYWQIADNYYLYQKRLKFDGLAPEQMPVLPEGESHSDEFFGEQQVYRQGLELKIPAGATGQIKVGFQGCADAGLCYPPQTQVINLGTSNVLAAFTEEAPDQALASGLQQRALGWSLLVFFGLGLLLAFTPCSLPMLPILAGLIVGSGATPKRGFSLAGSYVVSMALVYAAMGVLAALLGANLQALLQNPWLLGSFAAVFVLLALPMFGFFELQLPVAVRDRLEHVSRNQRGGSLIGAGVLGALSGLLVGPCMTAPLAGALLYIAQSGNALHGGLILFAMGIGIGLPLLLLVTVGNRFLPKPGAWMNLLKGVFGFLFLATALLMLRPVLDESLWLGLCGALLLIAAYSAWKQSQGFSRVTQLFGASSLLLGLWGSLLVIGAAGGSDNPYQPLQVYSAGRTGVAAPSAHDAFTTIKEPAALQRELDAAKVQGQWVLLDYYADWCVSCKVMEKQVFGKPQVLEALSDVRLLRLDVTADNAASRELLGRYKVPGPPSLLWIGPNGEERRSQRITGEVDAGTFLQRWTTTRDAR from the coding sequence ATGCGTCGACTGTTTTTATTCTTTGTTCTGTTGATCTCGGGTGTGGCCCAGGCTGGAACGAATCCGTTTGAGACCAAACCCGATTTTCTCCCGGTGGAAAAAGCGTTCATCTTCACCTCCGAGCGCCTTGAATCCGGGGAAACCCAGCTCTATTGGCAAATTGCCGACAATTATTACCTGTATCAGAAACGCCTGAAATTCGACGGTCTGGCCCCGGAGCAGATGCCAGTGCTACCGGAGGGCGAGTCCCACAGCGACGAGTTCTTCGGCGAACAGCAGGTCTACCGCCAGGGCCTGGAGCTGAAGATTCCGGCCGGAGCCACTGGTCAGATCAAAGTAGGCTTCCAGGGCTGCGCCGATGCCGGTTTGTGTTATCCGCCGCAGACTCAAGTGATCAACCTTGGCACAAGTAACGTCCTTGCCGCGTTTACTGAAGAGGCGCCCGACCAGGCCCTGGCCAGCGGCCTGCAGCAACGGGCGTTGGGCTGGAGCCTGCTGGTGTTCTTCGGCCTGGGGCTGCTGCTGGCGTTCACCCCTTGCTCGTTGCCGATGCTGCCGATACTGGCGGGATTGATCGTGGGCAGTGGCGCCACGCCCAAACGCGGTTTTTCTCTGGCCGGCAGTTACGTTGTCAGTATGGCGCTGGTGTATGCGGCGATGGGCGTGCTGGCTGCGCTGCTCGGTGCGAACCTTCAGGCGCTGTTGCAAAACCCTTGGTTGCTCGGCAGCTTTGCGGCGGTGTTCGTGCTGCTGGCTTTGCCGATGTTCGGTTTCTTCGAACTGCAATTGCCGGTGGCCGTGCGAGATCGGCTGGAGCATGTTTCGCGCAATCAGCGCGGTGGCAGCCTGATCGGTGCCGGCGTGCTCGGGGCTTTGTCCGGCCTGCTGGTAGGTCCGTGCATGACCGCCCCATTGGCCGGCGCCCTGCTCTATATCGCCCAAAGCGGCAATGCGCTGCATGGTGGGCTGATTCTGTTCGCCATGGGCATCGGCATCGGTTTGCCGCTGTTGCTGCTGGTGACTGTCGGCAATCGTTTCCTGCCCAAACCCGGTGCGTGGATGAACCTGCTCAAGGGTGTGTTCGGTTTCCTCTTCCTCGCCACCGCGCTGCTGATGCTGCGTCCGGTGCTGGATGAATCGCTGTGGCTCGGTCTGTGTGGCGCCTTGTTGTTGATCGCGGCCTACAGCGCCTGGAAGCAGTCGCAAGGGTTTAGCCGCGTCACCCAACTGTTCGGCGCCAGTTCGCTGCTATTGGGTCTCTGGGGCAGTCTGTTGGTAATCGGTGCGGCGGGCGGCAGTGACAATCCATATCAGCCGTTACAGGTGTACAGCGCCGGCCGTACCGGCGTTGCTGCACCGAGCGCGCATGATGCATTCACCACGATCAAGGAACCCGCCGCCCTGCAACGCGAACTCGATGCGGCCAAGGTCCAGGGTCAATGGGTGCTGCTGGACTACTACGCCGACTGGTGCGTGTCGTGCAAAGTCATGGAAAAACAGGTCTTCGGCAAACCGCAGGTACTGGAGGCGCTCAGCGATGTGCGCTTGCTACGGCTGGACGTCACCGCCGACAATGCCGCCAGCCGCGAACTGCTCGGCCGTTATAAAGTGCCGGGGCCGCCAAGCCTGTTGTGGATCGGCCCCAATGGTGAAGAGCGCCGCAGCCAGCGCATCACCGGTGAGGTCGATGCCGGCACCTTCCTGCAACGCTGGACCACCACCCGAGACGCTCGTTAA
- a CDS encoding alpha/beta fold hydrolase — MPFVTVDGQALHYIDQGTGPAVLLAGSYLWDHAMWAPQITALSQHYRVIALDLWGHGESGRMPECTKSLDDVARQALGLLDHLDIDRVTLVGLSVGGMWGVRLALSAPQRLDGLVLIDTYVGVEPEPTRQYYFSLFKQIEDSGVISPQLLDIVVPIFFRPGIDPQSALYQDFRAKLAALPANRLRQSIVPMGRITFGRDDLLPRLGELNPETTLLMCGDQDKPRPPSETREMAELIGCPYVLVPEAGHISNLENPQFVTDALLKFLGARN, encoded by the coding sequence ATGCCCTTCGTAACGGTTGATGGACAAGCGCTTCACTACATAGATCAAGGCACGGGCCCAGCGGTGCTGCTGGCCGGCAGTTACCTGTGGGACCACGCCATGTGGGCGCCGCAGATTACGGCGCTGTCGCAGCACTATCGGGTCATCGCCCTGGACCTGTGGGGCCATGGCGAATCCGGACGGATGCCCGAATGCACAAAGTCGCTGGATGACGTGGCGCGCCAGGCACTGGGCTTGCTCGATCATCTGGACATCGATCGCGTCACGCTGGTCGGTCTTTCGGTGGGTGGCATGTGGGGCGTGCGACTGGCGCTGTCGGCACCGCAGCGGCTCGACGGTCTGGTGCTGATCGACACCTACGTCGGCGTCGAACCGGAACCGACCCGCCAATACTATTTCTCGCTGTTCAAGCAGATCGAAGACAGCGGTGTGATCTCGCCGCAGCTGCTCGATATTGTGGTACCGATCTTCTTCCGTCCGGGCATCGATCCGCAGTCGGCGCTGTATCAGGATTTCCGCGCCAAACTGGCAGCGCTACCAGCCAACCGCCTGCGTCAAAGCATCGTGCCGATGGGGCGGATTACCTTTGGTCGTGATGACCTGTTGCCGCGTCTGGGTGAACTGAACCCTGAAACCACGCTGTTGATGTGCGGCGATCAGGACAAACCGCGACCGCCGTCGGAAACCAGGGAAATGGCCGAGTTGATCGGTTGCCCGTATGTGCTGGTGCCGGAGGCGGGGCATATCTCCAATCTGGAGAATCCGCAGTTTGTTACGGATGCACTGTTGAAATTTCTAGGTGCGAGGAATTAG
- a CDS encoding response regulator → MHVLVCEDDELIASGIVAGLTAQGLTVEHVATASAARAMLKVAEFDVMVLDLGLPDEDGLKLLQQLRHHGLEIPVLILTARDSVTDRVDGLQAGADDYLLKPFDLRELAARLHTLLRRVAGRSVNLIEHGRLTYDPSSRETLLAGQPVDLSRREQSLLQALLHNRGRVLSTEQLKDSVYGFNDELESNALNVHIHHLRSKLGKGIVETVRGLGYRLGPADGGEQSK, encoded by the coding sequence ATGCACGTACTGGTTTGCGAAGACGATGAGTTGATCGCCAGCGGCATCGTTGCCGGGCTAACTGCCCAAGGCTTGACCGTGGAGCATGTCGCCACCGCCTCGGCAGCCCGGGCGATGCTCAAGGTTGCCGAATTCGACGTCATGGTGCTCGATCTCGGTCTGCCCGATGAAGACGGCCTGAAGCTGTTGCAGCAATTGCGCCATCATGGCCTGGAAATCCCGGTGCTGATCCTCACCGCGCGGGATTCGGTCACCGACCGGGTCGACGGCCTGCAAGCCGGTGCCGACGACTACTTGCTCAAACCGTTCGACCTGCGCGAACTCGCCGCGCGCCTGCACACCTTGTTGCGACGAGTGGCGGGGCGCAGCGTTAACCTGATCGAACACGGCCGTCTGACCTACGACCCGAGCAGCCGCGAAACCCTGCTCGCAGGCCAGCCGGTGGATTTGTCGCGCCGTGAGCAATCGCTGCTGCAAGCCTTGCTGCACAACCGCGGCCGGGTGCTGTCCACCGAGCAGTTGAAGGACAGCGTCTACGGCTTCAATGATGAGCTGGAGAGCAACGCGCTCAACGTGCATATCCATCATCTACGCAGCAAGCTCGGCAAAGGCATCGTCGAAACGGTGCGCGGCCTGGGCTATCGCCTGGGGCCGGCCGATGGCGGAGAACAATCGAAGTGA
- a CDS encoding ATP-binding protein — MMSLRLRLSLTLGAAFALIWALAAAWMLSDLRNQMMFSLDQRLVASARMVAGLLEQLPALPSKGEGTHFSAEQLSIPGGMACQVSSLRGEILARSHSSPEQTLEAEKMGFHDQMIDGAPWRSFTLARGDVRITTADRQIEREALNMSILLAASVPVGVALLGCLCLLWLGIGQGLAPLNRMRDALMRRSADSLEPLQIQPLPSELQPLLETQNQLFLRIGKTIERERRLTGDAAHELRSPLTAIKTHLQVARMTEGSARDQSLARAEEGADRLHRTLEQLLLLARVEGSLSFDDGVQCSAEQVAKLAIQDAASGDRQRIKFQLPVTFSEAPLQMPAVLSIAALRNLLDNALRHTPGDGAVELSLETTNNRVRFLVRDHGPGIAEDDLQHLTQRFWRNGQSTGCGLGLAIVQAIVQRCGCTLHFDSRPDGLRVELTMPLQPV; from the coding sequence GTGATGAGCCTGCGTTTGCGGCTGAGCCTGACTCTCGGCGCCGCGTTTGCGCTGATCTGGGCCCTGGCCGCCGCCTGGATGCTCAGTGATCTGCGCAACCAGATGATGTTTTCCCTCGACCAACGGCTGGTGGCGTCGGCGCGGATGGTGGCCGGGCTACTGGAGCAACTGCCGGCGTTGCCGAGCAAGGGCGAGGGGACCCATTTCAGTGCTGAACAGCTGAGCATTCCTGGGGGCATGGCCTGTCAGGTCAGCTCGTTGCGCGGCGAAATCCTGGCCCGCAGCCACAGTAGCCCCGAACAAACCCTGGAAGCCGAAAAAATGGGCTTCCACGATCAAATGATCGACGGTGCACCCTGGCGCAGTTTCACCCTGGCGCGCGGTGATGTGCGCATTACCACCGCCGACCGGCAGATCGAGCGCGAAGCACTGAACATGTCCATTCTGCTGGCGGCCTCGGTGCCGGTCGGCGTGGCGCTGCTGGGCTGCCTGTGCCTGTTGTGGCTCGGCATCGGTCAGGGGCTGGCACCGCTTAATCGCATGCGCGATGCGTTAATGCGCCGCAGCGCCGATTCTTTGGAACCGTTGCAAATCCAGCCGTTGCCCAGCGAACTGCAGCCGCTGCTGGAAACCCAGAATCAGTTGTTCCTGCGCATCGGCAAGACCATCGAGCGCGAACGGCGCCTGACCGGTGATGCCGCGCACGAGTTGCGCAGCCCGCTGACCGCGATCAAAACCCACCTGCAAGTGGCGCGCATGACCGAAGGCAGCGCCCGGGATCAGTCCCTGGCGCGGGCTGAAGAGGGCGCCGACCGGCTGCATCGCACGCTTGAACAATTGCTGCTGCTGGCGCGCGTCGAGGGCAGTCTATCGTTCGATGATGGTGTGCAATGCAGCGCCGAGCAGGTGGCGAAACTGGCGATACAGGATGCAGCCAGCGGTGATCGTCAGCGGATCAAGTTTCAGTTGCCGGTCACGTTCTCCGAGGCGCCGCTGCAAATGCCCGCGGTGCTGTCGATTGCCGCATTGCGCAACTTGCTCGACAACGCCCTGCGCCATACCCCAGGCGATGGGGCAGTGGAGCTGAGCCTGGAAACCACCAACAATCGCGTGCGTTTTTTGGTCCGCGACCACGGCCCGGGGATTGCCGAAGACGACCTGCAACACCTGACCCAACGCTTCTGGCGCAATGGCCAAAGCACCGGTTGCGGCCTTGGCCTGGCGATTGTCCAGGCCATCGTCCAGCGCTGCGGCTGCACTCTGCATTTCGATAGCCGCCCGGATGGCTTACGGGTTGAATTGACGATGCCGTTGCAGCCGGTCTAA
- the dsbG gene encoding thiol:disulfide interchange protein DsbG, translating into MLRLRHLLTLTLGAALLHLPSVQAEELPEAIKKIEAKGAKIVGTFDAPDGLRGYAAQYQNRGMALYLTPDGKHVLLGNLYDAEGNDLSSAPLQKLVYAPMAKEIWGKMEASNWIADGNKDAPRIVYLFSDPNCPYCNMFWEQARPWVKAGKVQLRHIMVGIIREDSPGKSAALLAAKDPQKALADHEKSGKESSLKALKDVPPAIQAKLAANMQLMEELELAATPAIFYMDDKGQLQQQQGAPSPEKLVKILGPK; encoded by the coding sequence ATGCTCCGCCTCCGCCACCTGCTGACGTTAACCCTGGGTGCCGCCCTGCTGCACTTGCCGTCGGTACAGGCCGAAGAATTGCCTGAAGCGATCAAGAAGATCGAAGCCAAGGGCGCCAAAATTGTCGGCACCTTCGACGCACCCGACGGCTTGCGCGGTTATGCGGCGCAGTACCAGAACCGTGGCATGGCGTTGTACCTGACCCCGGACGGCAAACACGTACTGCTGGGCAATTTGTACGACGCCGAAGGCAATGACCTGAGCAGCGCGCCGTTGCAGAAACTGGTCTACGCGCCAATGGCCAAGGAAATCTGGGGCAAGATGGAAGCGAGCAACTGGATCGCTGATGGCAACAAGGATGCACCGCGAATCGTCTATCTGTTCAGCGACCCGAATTGCCCGTACTGCAACATGTTCTGGGAACAGGCGCGGCCGTGGGTCAAGGCCGGTAAGGTGCAGTTGCGGCACATTATGGTCGGCATCATTCGCGAGGACAGCCCGGGCAAATCCGCCGCGCTGCTGGCCGCCAAGGACCCGCAAAAAGCGTTGGCAGACCACGAGAAATCCGGCAAGGAAAGTTCACTCAAGGCGTTGAAAGACGTGCCACCGGCCATTCAGGCAAAACTGGCGGCGAACATGCAGTTGATGGAAGAGCTGGAACTGGCCGCCACCCCGGCGATTTTCTACATGGACGACAAGGGTCAGCTGCAACAGCAGCAAGGCGCGCCGTCGCCGGAGAAGTTGGTGAAGATTCTCGGGCCGAAGTAA
- a CDS encoding TlpA disulfide reductase family protein, translating to MLTFTLGTFAIALNHLLLISALALATFVGWRVAKRGGENPESVLFSLFLLGMLAARVGFVIAYWAQYRNDPWQIIDLRDGGFLAWPGVVVLLLAAVYRGWRRPGMRRPLGFGVVSGLAFWLLATFSLSIYEQGTRLPQITLRNAAGQTIPLSDYQGGPLVINLWATWCPPCRREMPVLENAQQQRPDLTFLFVNQSESMQSVATFLETQGLSLTNVLFDGSGRLSQAVGSMALPTTLFYSPDGYLLGSHLGELSEASLARALENFDTPNPATSATPSRKLPCSASATC from the coding sequence ATGCTGACTTTTACCCTCGGCACCTTTGCCATCGCGCTTAATCACCTGCTGCTGATCAGTGCCCTGGCGCTGGCGACCTTTGTCGGCTGGCGGGTGGCCAAGCGTGGCGGCGAGAACCCGGAGTCGGTGCTGTTCAGCCTGTTCCTGCTGGGCATGCTGGCAGCCCGAGTCGGTTTCGTGATCGCCTACTGGGCGCAGTATCGCAACGATCCGTGGCAGATCATCGACCTGCGCGACGGTGGTTTTCTCGCCTGGCCCGGGGTGGTCGTGCTATTGCTCGCCGCGGTGTATCGAGGCTGGCGTCGCCCGGGCATGCGTCGGCCGTTGGGCTTTGGCGTGGTCAGTGGTCTGGCGTTCTGGTTGCTGGCGACGTTCTCCCTGAGTATTTACGAACAAGGCACGCGCCTGCCGCAGATCACCCTGCGCAATGCCGCCGGCCAGACCATTCCGCTCAGCGACTACCAGGGCGGTCCGCTGGTCATCAACCTTTGGGCCACTTGGTGCCCGCCGTGCCGCCGGGAAATGCCGGTGCTGGAAAACGCCCAACAACAACGCCCGGACCTGACCTTCCTGTTCGTCAACCAGTCCGAAAGCATGCAGAGCGTCGCCACCTTCCTCGAAACCCAGGGCCTGAGCCTGACCAACGTGCTGTTTGATGGCAGCGGTCGATTGAGTCAGGCGGTGGGTTCCATGGCATTGCCGACTACGCTGTTCTATAGCCCTGACGGGTATCTGCTGGGCAGCCATCTGGGCGAACTCTCTGAAGCCAGCCTGGCCCGCGCCCTGGAAAACTTCGACACCCCGAACCCGGCCACCTCGGCCACGCCTTCAAGGAAATTGCCATGCTCCGCCTCCGCCACCTGCTGA